One genomic segment of Streptomyces sp. RKND-216 includes these proteins:
- the bldC gene encoding developmental transcriptional regulator BldC, which translates to MTARTPDAEPLLTPAEVATMFRVDPKTVTRWAKAGKLTSIRTLGGHRRYREAEVRALLAGIPQQRSEA; encoded by the coding sequence ATGACCGCTCGCACCCCTGATGCCGAGCCGCTGCTGACCCCGGCTGAGGTCGCCACCATGTTCCGCGTGGACCCGAAGACGGTCACGCGCTGGGCCAAGGCCGGCAAGCTCACGTCGATCCGCACGCTCGGAGGGCACCGCCGCTACCGCGAGGCGGAGGTCCGCGCTCTGCTCGCGGGCATCCCGCAGCAGCGCAGCGAGGCCTGA
- a CDS encoding DUF6274 family protein has product MTTAPDGDSGPRRARHETRALLRAHLAAASRYRHSTRQCPVCHRLLRLALEGAEDRSPFTK; this is encoded by the coding sequence ATGACGACAGCTCCGGACGGCGACTCCGGTCCCCGCCGCGCGCGACACGAGACGCGGGCGCTGCTGCGCGCCCACCTGGCGGCCGCGAGCCGCTACCGGCACTCCACCCGCCAGTGCCCGGTCTGCCACCGGCTGCTGCGCCTCGCGCTGGAGGGTGCAGAGGACCGAAGTCCCTTCACCAAGTGA
- the hrpA gene encoding ATP-dependent RNA helicase HrpA translates to MSRPPAAAPTLPALLERLPELMLRDQQRLGRRLDGARRIRKPEARDAVLREIADAMDVSELRVASRRDAVPAITYPEQLPVSQKKDAILEAIRDHQVVIVAGETGSGKTTQIPKICMELGRGLRGTIGHTQPRRIAARTVAERVAEELNSPLGETVGWKVRFTDQVKDHTLVKLMTDGILLAEIQTDGELRQYDTLIIDEAHERSLNIDFLLGYLAQLLPRRPDLKVVITSATIDPERFSRHFGDAPIVEVSGRTYPVEVRYRPLLEEDSDEKDRDQVTAICDAVDELQAEGPGDVLVFLSGEREIRDTADALNKRKLRQTEVLPLYARLSHAEQHRVFQRHSGRRIVLATNVAETSLTVPGIKYVIDPGTARISRYSHRTKVQRLPIEAVSQASANQRKGRCGRTSDGICIRLYSEDDFLSRPEFTDAEILRTNLASVILQMTAAGLGDIEKFPFIDPPDHRSIKAGVQLLEELHALDTRQKDPRKRLTRTGRQLAQLPVDPRLARMVLEADRNGCVREVMVIAAALSLQDPRERPSDKQQQADQQHARFKDEGSDFLAFLNLWRYVREQQKALSSSAFRRMCRSEYLNYLRIREWQDIYAQLRQVVKQLGIQIGEPKDEVDATAVHQSLLAGLLSHVGLKETEKNEYLGARSAKFAIFPGSALFRKPPRWVMSAELVETSRLWARVNAKIEPEWVEPLAQHLVKRTYSEPHWEQKQAAVMAYERVTLYGVPLVAQRKVNYGRIDPETCRDLFIRNALVEGDWRTHHQFFGENRKLLEEVEELEHRARRRDILVDDETLYDFYDQRVPDHVVSGAHFDSWWKTKRRDEPDLLNFEKSMLINEQAEQVTEADYPDVWHQGRLRFPVTYQFEPGTDADGVTVHVPLHVLNQVTSEGFDWQIPGLREQLVTELIRSLPKPIRRNYVPAPNFAQRFLGLWGPDGAYGPDGGPPLERSLTAVLAQELQRMVGVRIAQEDFDRAKVPDHLKITFRVTDERRRKLAEDKDLEALRLRLKGKTKAALSKAFDSSARGRGRGDGRDGRRGGAGRRDGDEAGLAAAAGPATEPGLGRRSGLTTWTLGTLPRTFETRRAGQPVRAYPALVDDGDSVSVQLFDTVYEQQAAMWRGTRRLILLNLPSDPAKFAQSQLDNRQKLALSRSPHGSVQALFEDCVRASADRLVAVHGGPAWDEDAWRKLFDAVRADLVEATLRTVQQVQQVLAAWHSCEQRLRSITSPVLVASLTDVREQLAALVCDGFVTQHGAGRLPDLMRYLVAADRRLQQLPQHAERDRARMAKVQEMRDEYLWLLEQFPAGKPVPKEARDIRWMLEELRVSYFAHALGTAYPVSDKRIMKAVDAAVPQAR, encoded by the coding sequence CGTGATCGTCGCCGGTGAGACGGGTTCCGGCAAGACCACGCAGATCCCGAAGATCTGCATGGAGCTGGGCCGCGGCCTGCGCGGCACCATCGGCCACACCCAGCCCCGCCGCATCGCGGCCCGCACGGTCGCGGAGCGCGTGGCGGAGGAGCTGAATTCGCCGCTGGGCGAGACGGTGGGCTGGAAGGTCCGCTTCACCGACCAGGTGAAGGACCACACGCTGGTCAAGCTGATGACGGACGGCATCCTGCTGGCCGAGATCCAGACCGACGGCGAGCTGCGCCAGTACGACACTCTGATCATCGACGAGGCGCACGAACGCAGCCTCAACATCGACTTCCTCCTCGGCTACCTCGCGCAGCTCCTGCCCCGCCGCCCCGATCTCAAGGTCGTGATCACCTCCGCGACGATCGACCCCGAGCGGTTCTCCCGCCACTTCGGCGACGCCCCGATCGTCGAGGTCAGCGGCCGCACGTACCCGGTGGAGGTGCGGTACCGGCCGTTGCTGGAGGAGGACTCCGACGAGAAGGACCGCGACCAGGTCACCGCGATCTGCGACGCGGTCGACGAACTCCAGGCCGAGGGCCCCGGCGACGTGCTGGTCTTCCTCTCCGGCGAACGTGAGATCCGCGACACCGCCGACGCGCTGAACAAGAGGAAACTGAGACAGACCGAGGTGCTGCCGCTGTACGCGCGCCTCTCGCACGCCGAGCAGCACCGCGTCTTCCAGCGCCACTCCGGACGCCGCATCGTCCTCGCCACCAACGTCGCGGAGACGTCGCTGACCGTCCCCGGCATCAAGTACGTGATCGACCCGGGCACCGCCCGCATCTCGCGCTACAGCCACCGCACCAAGGTGCAGCGCCTTCCCATCGAAGCCGTCTCGCAGGCCAGCGCCAACCAGCGCAAGGGCCGCTGCGGCCGTACGTCGGACGGCATCTGCATCCGGCTGTACTCGGAGGACGACTTCCTCTCCCGCCCCGAGTTCACCGACGCCGAGATCCTGCGGACCAACCTGGCCTCCGTCATCCTCCAGATGACCGCGGCCGGTCTGGGCGATATCGAGAAGTTCCCCTTCATCGACCCGCCGGACCACCGCAGCATCAAGGCCGGTGTGCAGCTGCTGGAGGAACTGCACGCGCTGGACACGCGGCAGAAGGACCCGCGCAAGCGCCTGACGAGGACCGGCCGGCAGCTCGCCCAGCTCCCGGTCGACCCGCGGCTGGCGCGCATGGTGCTGGAGGCGGACCGCAACGGGTGTGTCCGCGAGGTCATGGTCATCGCGGCCGCGCTGTCCCTCCAGGACCCGCGCGAGCGCCCGTCGGACAAGCAGCAGCAGGCCGACCAGCAACACGCGCGCTTCAAGGACGAGGGCAGCGACTTCCTCGCGTTCCTCAATCTGTGGCGCTACGTGCGCGAACAGCAGAAGGCGCTGTCGTCGTCCGCGTTCCGCCGGATGTGCAGGTCGGAATACCTCAACTACCTGCGCATACGCGAGTGGCAGGACATCTACGCCCAGCTCCGCCAGGTGGTGAAGCAGCTCGGCATCCAGATCGGCGAGCCGAAGGACGAGGTGGACGCGACGGCCGTGCACCAGTCGCTGCTGGCCGGCCTGCTGTCGCATGTGGGGCTCAAGGAGACCGAGAAGAACGAGTACCTGGGCGCGCGGAGCGCGAAGTTCGCGATATTCCCCGGGTCCGCGCTATTCCGGAAGCCGCCGCGCTGGGTGATGTCGGCGGAGCTGGTGGAGACTTCGCGGCTGTGGGCACGGGTCAACGCGAAGATCGAGCCGGAGTGGGTCGAACCGCTCGCGCAGCACCTCGTCAAGCGCACCTACAGCGAGCCGCACTGGGAGCAGAAGCAGGCCGCGGTCATGGCGTACGAGCGGGTCACGCTGTACGGCGTGCCGCTCGTCGCGCAGCGCAAGGTCAACTACGGGCGCATCGACCCCGAGACCTGCCGCGACCTGTTCATCCGGAACGCGCTGGTGGAGGGCGACTGGCGCACCCACCACCAGTTCTTCGGCGAGAACCGGAAGCTGCTGGAGGAGGTCGAGGAGCTCGAGCACCGGGCGCGACGCCGCGACATCCTGGTCGACGATGAGACGCTCTACGACTTCTACGACCAACGGGTGCCCGATCACGTCGTGTCGGGGGCGCACTTCGACTCCTGGTGGAAGACGAAGCGCCGTGACGAGCCGGACCTGCTGAACTTCGAGAAGTCCATGCTCATCAACGAGCAGGCGGAGCAGGTCACCGAGGCCGACTACCCGGACGTGTGGCACCAGGGGCGGCTGCGCTTCCCCGTGACGTACCAGTTCGAGCCGGGGACGGACGCCGACGGCGTGACCGTGCACGTGCCGCTGCACGTGCTGAACCAGGTGACGTCCGAGGGGTTCGACTGGCAGATCCCCGGCCTGCGCGAGCAGTTGGTCACCGAGCTGATCCGGTCGCTGCCCAAGCCGATCCGCCGCAACTACGTGCCGGCGCCGAACTTCGCGCAGCGCTTCCTCGGCCTGTGGGGGCCGGACGGCGCGTACGGGCCGGACGGCGGACCGCCCCTGGAGCGGTCGCTGACGGCGGTGCTGGCGCAGGAGCTGCAGCGCATGGTGGGTGTGCGGATCGCCCAGGAGGACTTCGACCGTGCGAAGGTCCCCGACCACCTGAAGATCACCTTCCGGGTGACCGACGAGCGCCGCCGCAAGCTGGCCGAGGACAAGGACCTGGAGGCGCTGCGGCTGCGACTGAAGGGGAAGACGAAGGCGGCGCTGTCCAAGGCGTTCGACTCCTCCGCACGGGGGCGCGGACGGGGTGACGGGCGCGACGGGCGCCGCGGAGGCGCCGGGCGGCGGGACGGTGACGAGGCGGGCCTGGCTGCGGCCGCCGGGCCGGCCACCGAGCCGGGGCTCGGACGGCGCAGCGGCCTGACGACGTGGACGCTGGGCACGCTGCCCCGCACCTTCGAGACCCGACGCGCCGGCCAGCCGGTCCGGGCGTACCCGGCCCTGGTGGACGACGGGGACTCGGTGTCCGTGCAGCTCTTCGACACCGTGTACGAGCAGCAGGCCGCGATGTGGCGCGGGACGCGGCGGCTGATCCTGCTCAACCTGCCCTCCGACCCGGCGAAGTTCGCCCAGTCACAGCTCGACAACCGGCAGAAGCTCGCCCTGTCCCGGTCCCCGCACGGCAGCGTGCAAGCGCTCTTCGAGGACTGCGTACGGGCTTCCGCGGACCGGCTGGTCGCCGTGCACGGTGGTCCGGCCTGGGACGAGGACGCGTGGCGCAAGCTGTTCGACGCGGTGCGCGCCGACCTGGTCGAGGCGACGCTGCGGACCGTCCAGCAGGTGCAGCAGGTGCTGGCCGCGTGGCACTCGTGCGAGCAGCGGCTCCGGTCGATCACGAGCCCGGTGCTGGTGGCCTCGCTGACCGACGTGCGGGAGCAGTTGGCCGCGCTGGTCTGCGACGGCTTCGTCACGCAGCACGGGGCGGGCCGGCTGCCCGACCTGATGCGGTACCTCGTCGCGGCGGACCGCCGGCTCCAGCAGCTTCCGCAGCACGCGGAACGCGACCGGGCGCGGATGGCGAAGGTCCAGGAGATGCGGGACGAGTACCTGTGGCTGCTGGAGCAGTTCCCGGCGGGGAAGCCGGTGCCGAAGGAGGCCCGCGACATCCGCTGGATGCTCGAGGAACTGCGCGTCAGTTACTTCGCGCACGCCCTGGGCACGGCGTATCCGGTGTCCGACAAGCGGATCATGAAGGCGGTGGACGCGGCGGTGCCGCAGGCGCGTTAG